TGCCTCAgctgcagaagcagcagcagctctgcggGCCTCTTCCTCCTGCCTCTGTCGCTGTTCCTCCATTGATACACGCAGAGCCTAAAAGAACATACAGTGCTCATCAATATCTGTAAGCCTGTCCTTGCAGCAATGAGTGTAGTGTAGTTTATGCCTCTCTCTAACCACTTATCTGTGGTTTAAGAGAGGGGTAAgggaagctttgcatgtgcaaataaataccccgtcactcaacagaggtggaggccttaggCATAACCTGCTTtaatttatcatgctgccctttcattcCTAGAAAAAATAGGCCAAATTCACACATCCACCTCTTTGGCCACACCTAATGACCCACTTTAGGTGGGTAGAAGGAAGTTTCAGAGGTGTGAATATTGGATCTTCTCACACCCTTCCCTTCCAgtgtttcacctaacgagcctaaTCAGGCCAGGTTAAACTTCAATGAGGAACCCATTTATAAGCCCACATCAGTCAATCATGTTACAGCAAGGAAATAATATGCAATTCTAACCAAGCACATGGGCGGTCTTTTTAGAACAGATAGCCTACAGCGAACAGACTGTGAGCAAGATTGTGGAGTTCCTGTTTTAGTAACTGTTCCTGTTTATTAAGTGTAAGATCTTTAAAGCAAACATAAAAGTCTGTGACAAACCAAGCCGATTGTTGACCAACGATGAACATCTGTCAGAGTCaattttgtctgtgtctgtgactttTCAGCTGATTCAGCATGTGGAATCAGCAGACCCATCGGTAAGAGAGACCACTCTGATGGCTGTTCAGCTTAGCTAATCACTGCATGAGATGCATCTAGATGTATCTTACCAAGGCCAGCTCTGGATCAGCACTGGGATCAACACCAAATTCAAAGTCACTGGCACCAAGACCCATCATAGAGCCTCCTTCACCAGCCAGAatgggagaagagagaagtGCATCAGCCAAACTGGGCCCAGGAGGGACTGTGACCAAGTGGGAGCCTGTCCCCTCCTTCCCATTCAGAGTATTTATAAAAGATGTTagcttttctgtgtttacttCCTGTAAAAcagttgcagaaaaaaaagcaaatacaagTTAGAATTCTGCTTGTCAATGGGAAGAGCTCTTAGGTttggaaataatgaaaacatattataaGAGACAAACAATATTAAACTTCGATAAAATTGGTTTTATAGCAATATGGTgacagataaacaaaaaaaaaatccttaccTCTTCTCCGAAATTGATAATATCCAcattcactttctcttttttcaaaCGCTTTGCCAACTTCACAAGCTGTAAATTCAGCAGAATGGAACAGAAGAAGGAAGTtatgaagaaagagaaacacacaggaacGGTCATAAAAACAGTGGGAGAGTGTGTTAAAGTTGTAAAAtatcagcagaaaaacaaaatctctcTGTGGGATAGACAAACTTACATCTTTTTCATTATCTTCCACAGGACTCCCTACAAAGGCAATGATCCTCATCTTGTGGTTTTTtccttgtctgtgttttaaagccAGCTATgcaggtaaaacaaaaaaaatgtggcCATTAGAAAGCAAACCTATTATTTACTCAATTCATTTGTCGGTTGGGGAAGTCCTCCTAAAGCAGTGGACTAGAATCTTAAACAAGTTACATACATGGGCCACTCTGATGCCTGTACAGAAGCAGATCTTTCCTTTTGGCTGGACAGCATGGAGTTTGGACAGGATGCGGCCAGTATCTGGTGTCAGTGTGGTCAGGACctcacagttactgtatgaaaGCATAAGAGTAAAGTTAAGTTACACTTAACATTCACAGCTAGCCATTATTAGCAATATGTACAGCTACACTTTTGCTGTAGTTCAGCTGTGATGATTAGTTGATTGATTGAACCGTTTgaaccatttaaaaaaacaaaatagttaTATTTGCCTTTTTTACCTTcgttttatattatttattgttaatgtcACACATGACTGCAATTTCAATGTCTATGGACCTCAAACTATTGgtcagacaaaaacaatgaagatGTTATTGTTGCCTGTGGGAAATTACAACAGACATTTCTCACCAGTAATAATAGATACAATTATGAGTAGTTTCTTCTTTAACTAAAATCATATTTAGATGCATAATTCATATATTGTTACAGGATATAGCAAAATGAGATAGGACTTTTACATGACAATATAGTGTAGTTGTTGTATAAATAAAGAGAAGCCCTAAATGCCTAAGTGTTACGATGATCATTACAATCCTTTAACAAAGAGAGAAAGCTTACTTTGCCATGGTGATGAGTCCCACATTGTTTTCTGGATTGCTCCGGGTTTTGGAGTGGCAGACGATGTTGACAGCATCTTGTTGAGCCTGTAGTCTTGTTGGTAGAAAGTCTCCATTTCTCATGTATTCACTGTTGTCTACACTAAAGGGAAAACATCACTTTAACTTAGCGCTGACACAACATTTAgccagctaacgttagctgtaGAATCTGTTttgtctaaccctaaccctaagaCAAAGTTAAGTCATGTAGCTCATTTGCAAGAAATCTCAAATTCACTGCCAGCTCTCTGTATAAAGTCCGAGCAAGAGGCAAAAGTTAAATTGAATAACTTTACGCTATGAAAATACCATTAGCGTTAGCACGACTTGCTAAGGTTAGCAAGTGGTGACACCACGTATGTCAGCCAGCGAAAACAATAAATTATGGGGGTTGTCAGTTCACAATTTCAACAGAGGGCACAAATTTGAAGGTAATAGCACTTACAACTATGGTCATGTATACTACATCTAAACATCGACTTTAAAACGACAGTAAAtgtaagctaacgttagctgcaATGACTCAGCCAGTCAACACTGCGCTAACCGGCTAAACGTCAACGGTCAATGATCAGCTCAGCTGAAGGAGATATTTCCATCAAATTCAAGTTCCTGAACTACCAAAGTCATACATGACCTACTTTGACTGCGTATAACCCTCTAACAGACTAAGAACTATAATAACAGACTATTTCATATCATTCTTACCAAACCATAGTACTTTCGAGCACCATTTTGGAAACTTCTTGTTGCGTTCTGTCGTAATCTTACAAACTCACACCCTATTGGATAACGACTGAACATCGAGCAACATGATTGGCCAGGTTCTGttacatgtattttataaacgaacaaaataaaagttaaataatttataataataaaaaaaaaaaacagttgaaagGGCAAAGAATGcctaaatatatataataaccaTAATGCAAAAAATGATTTCTAGAAACGTCCACAACGTGTAAAAGTCTTCATCAGCAGACAGATTTTAAGATGTAATTCTGACAAATCAGAATAAACACATCTTATTTATTGTGCAATACATGATTCAATTCTCAACATTGTATGATATGTACTTTTTCTGACAAATAAATCAATTGAGAAGCTGTTTATGTATAAAATAGCCAGAGAGCAGTGTATCATTCAGGCAAATCCAGTAATTTAAATATCTATCCAAGGTCctatttattattcatgaaCACTATAAGGATCTAATACatcaagaaataaaatgtttcacaaacttgttattaacagtaaaaatgctagagcaaaatgttttttttttctttaataactGTACACACGTgtacaaaaacataacattCCCGAAAGACAGAAACGTGTAAATTGATATTCTATGAAAAGGCATTGTTGTGATTCTTGAATACACATTTATCACATGCAAATCAAAAGCAAGTGAAAGTGAATAAAAGtatagagaaaaaaatacaagatgATTTAATAGTTGTTACAATAATAGTCTCAATCATCAGTCCTCTAGCTAGCCCTAGTAGCCCTATATACAGATTTGTGTGCTTATAGAAAAGCCCATTTTCAATCCACTAACATATATTTTGGAAAtacatacagaaataaatacaataaatatgacTATTTACATGTTTGGTCCATAGGCTGTGTGTCGTTGCTTTGGATTTTTACAAATaaggcagttttatttttaacattgcAACAACATATTCTCTGATGGTTAGAACATTCAGAAGAATAAATTAACCTCTACAGACCATTTACAGGCTGTATTACATCTATATAATGCTTTTCATCTCATCTTGGttggaaaatgttatttaaatgataattagtTGTTTGCATTGCATATTCTGTTTAATATATTCCATGTAAACAATTAACTTTGTTGCACAGGCTTACCAAAttacttttttctgctttcGACTTATGTGCTGAAAATCTATTGTAAAGCATATTTGCATTTTCAGATATCTACCAATTCAATTAAACTTGGCAAGTTACTCAACCATAACATCATAGCACTGCACACCCATTTTTTGTGCTACAACCTATAAAATCTAGAATGAAACTACTAATACAAAGGCACCTTCTGACACCTGAACTACCATCACCATGTTTTACTCATGAAAAACAATGCTGCCACAGTATATAATAGTTGGGGCCTGTCTCAAATCTCTATTTTTTACTATACTTAACACTGGCAATTATCAATAACTAGTCTCAAAGG
Above is a genomic segment from Anabas testudineus chromosome 11, fAnaTes1.2, whole genome shotgun sequence containing:
- the psmd4a gene encoding 26S proteasome non-ATPase regulatory subunit 4a; this translates as MVLESTMVCVDNSEYMRNGDFLPTRLQAQQDAVNIVCHSKTRSNPENNVGLITMANNCEVLTTLTPDTGRILSKLHAVQPKGKICFCTGIRVAHLALKHRQGKNHKMRIIAFVGSPVEDNEKDLVKLAKRLKKEKVNVDIINFGEEEVNTEKLTSFINTLNGKEGTGSHLVTVPPGPSLADALLSSPILAGEGGSMMGLGASDFEFGVDPSADPELALALRVSMEEQRQRQEEEARRAAAASAAEAGMPTPSADESEEALLKMSVSQPERGAAVLPDFSSMTEEEQIAYAMQMSLAGGEYGEMDTGAPMDTAESAKEEDDYDVMQDPEFLQSVLENLPGVDPNNEAIRNAMGSLASQTGSKPDNKKDEEKKK